A region of the Peredibacter starrii genome:
TTCCATCCCCAATATCACCCGTCAAAACCACAATATGACATTTAAGAGCATTTATTTTTTTTACAACTTTTTCCACATAGCGTTTTCGAATGGTGGCACCAACATGCAAGTCACTAATCTGTGCGATCTTAAAACCAATGAGATTTTCATTCAGATCATTCACTGGAACTTTAACATGCTTTACCCGAGGTCCACGGGAAGCATTGATCAATCCCACAATGAGACTCACAACAGTGAGAATAAATACATAACTGATAGGGGCCAGTTCACCCGTGATTAACCAGGCAATGTCACGCACGATGGTAAAGACCACTAGAAAAGTAAGGAATGCCATGGCCATGTAGGCCAGATGTATTTGTAAGCGAAACAATCGTTTGAAGGGAAAACTAGCAATGAGAAGAAAGAGAAGTCCCAGCATGGGCCAGTGTGACCAATGACTTCCTAGGCGAAATCCCAGGTATAAATAGGCAGGTGCCAGGATGGATGTAATAAAGAATAAGAATCTCAATTTCTGTCCAATTAAAGCACTTCACTTCATTTCATAGGTGCGCATCTTTTCACCCACAATCATTCCCGTTAAGGTCAATCACGACCAAGGAGGGTCACCATGAAAACTGTCATGCCTCTGATGTTCTTCTTCTTATTTTCATTCTCGGCCTTTGCAGATGAATTCACCAGTCGGGTCGAGCTGATTGAAGAAGGTGAAGGAAATTTACCACACTTGATTAAACTTGAGAATGGGCGCGTGGTCTTTCTGGACGAAGAAGAACGAGAGTTAATAACAGACTTTGAAGACAGTCAAAGAAATGGCGATTACCTGGAAGTCGTGGTGGATAATACTAATAGTTTTGTAAGTGCTGAAACTGTTGAGAATGAAAATTCGGTCTCCCCTGAAGAGGTAAAAACAGCGCCAAATTTTTCTTACGATCCCACTGTCCTGGGAAGTTACTCTGAGGCAAATAGCATTTTCTCACGCATGAGAAGAAACTATCAGAATGAATCTCAGTGCTATAACCGTGCTCATATCTGGGCCTATGAAGAATATAAACGTTCGAACTTAAACTCCATGAAGCTCTTTTTGTTCTTCACTAATCGTTACATTCGTAACTATCGATACCAATGGTGGTTTCATGTTTCACCGATGGTTTTAGTGAATGAAGGAGGAGCATCAGTAGAAAGAGTTTTGGATCGCCGTTATACCACTACACCACGTTTCGTGAATTCGTGGACGAATATCTTTATCTATAGCGGACGCAAATGTCCTGTTGTACAAAAATACAACGATTACCGGAATAATCAGGAGAAAGAGGATTGTTACCTGATTCCGGTGAGTATGTACTTCTGGCAACCGCGAGATATCGTTAGTCGTGACAATAATGGTTACGAGAAAAAATCATTCATTAAGTCTGAAGTCGATTGGGCATATTGGGAGGCCTTTTAAAATTAAGGTACAGAGAGGTAAAAAGTTTTTTACCATGCCTCCATGGCCTTAATTAAAAAGTCACATCCAAAAAATGTTCCCGGACCTTTGTTCGTCGATACCACTTGTATTGATTGTGGGACTTGTTTTCATCTGGGACCAGATCTCTTTCGGGAAAACCACGATGATAAATCGGTGGTGATGAAGCAACCAGAATCAAAGGATGATTGGCAAAGGGCCAAGCAGGCGATTCTTTCTTGTCCCACCAATTCCATTGGGGTTCAAAACGCTCCTGAAATTTTCAAACAATTAGGTGCTGGTCTTCCGCTCCACATTGCGGATGCCGTTTACTATCTCGGTTATACGTCTCGAAATTCTTTTGGGGCCTCAAGCTACCTGATTAAACGAGAAGAGGGGAATGTCCTGGTAGATTCACCTCGCTATCATCCGTGGCTTGTGCAGGAACTGGAAAAGCTTGGTGGAGTTCGTAAAATGTTTCTCTCTCACCAAGATGATGTAGCCGATCATAAACTCTTCTGCGCTCATTTTAAGTGCGAAAGAATCATTCATGAAGATGAGGTGACCTCGGACACTGCAAATGTCGAAACCATTCTTAAAGGTGAGGACGACATCCAGTTAGCAGCAGACCTGTCTGTTATTATGACGCCGGGCCATACTAAAGGCTCCATGTGTCTACTTTATAAAAATAAATTTCTCTTCACCGGAGATCACCTCTTTGTTGATACTGCCCATCATATTCTGTTAGCGTCAAAAGGGGTTTGCTGGTACTCCTGGGACGAGCAGATTCGGTCAGTTGAGAAACTTCTTAAGAAAAATTATGAATGGATTCTTCCAGGGCATGGAGGGTGGGGACAGTTTTCGCAATCTCACGCAGCACTTCAAGCACTCATCAAAGAAATGAAATTCAGAAATCTTTAGATTCCCACCGTTGCTTCTTTTAAGAGTGGCCCTACAATTTTAGTATGCACGATCATCACCACAATCATGTTCTGGTCATACTCTCAATTATTATTGCGATTGTTTCTTCCTATATTGCTCTCGATCTCGCTAACTCATTTGCCTACGCCAGAAGACGTCATCGGTGGGGATGGCTCCTCGGAGGTTCATTTGCACTGGGGGTCGGCATCTGGAGTATGCATTTTGTCGGTATGCTGGCCTTTAGTTTACCGGGAATTGAAATTGCCTACGATGTTCCCTTGATGGTGCTCTCCATTGTGGTGGCCATCGGTGCTTCGGCCTTGGCCCTTTATATTGTGAGTCTCGAAACTTCGAGCCTGATTACAAAGGTCGGAGGAGGTCTGGCCATGGGTGTGGCGATCGCGGGCATGCACTACATTGGTATTGCGTCTATGCGTATGTCGGCCATCATTCACTGGGACATGTTTTGGGTCATCCTTTCAATTGTTATCGCAGTGGTTTCTTCTTTCATTGCACTCTTTCTTGCCTTCAAACTTAAAAACGATTTTAGCCGAAATGGATTTCTTCTTCGTGGATGCGGTGGGATCTTCATGGGATTTGGTATCTCTGGTATGCATTACGCAGGCATGTTCGGCATGCATTTTGTGCCCGTGGAAGAGGCGACTGAAAATTCATATCAGTTACTTGCTTCAGATGGTCTTTTGGTCGCGGTCTTGCTCGCCACGACTTTAGTTCTGGGAATTGCTATATGGGCCTCCGCGATTGATCGCTCAATGAATCAAAAAATTGCCATGACTGAAGTCCTGGAGGGCGCCATTATTTCTCGTGATAACTTTCTATCAGTTGCTTCTCATGAACTTCGCACTCCCTTGACCTCAATTAAACTTCAGACTCAACTTCTCATGCGTTACATCGAGAAGGCAGGTATGAATGGAGACATGTCTCACTACATTCAAAAGATGCTCAATCAAACTGATCACAGCGTTGAACGACTATCGCGCTTAGTGGATGACATGCTCGACATCTCTCGCATCCAGACCAATAAGTTAAGCCTTGAAGTGGAGGAGTTTGATCTCTCTCAAATGGTTCAAGACATCGTGGAAGGTCTGACTCCACATCTTGCAGAAAGAAATTGTTCTGTGACATTTAAAACCACCGGACCAATTGTGGGAAGATGGGATAAATTTCGTTTAGAGCAAGTGGTAACAAATCTTTTAACCAATGCCGGCCGCTATGGAAGCGGGAAGCCCATTGAAGTCTGGGTCAATCGCAATGGTAACGAGGCCCAGATCCATGTTAAGGATTATGGTTCGGGGATTGCCAAGGATGATCAGGAACGTATTTTTCAGCGCTTTGAACGGGCCAATGCGGACATTTCGGGGTTAGGTCTGGGTCTTTTCATCGCCCGGGAAATCCTCAAAATGCATAACGGACAGATTTTTGTAGAGAGTGAGTTAAATAAAGGGGCCGAGTTTATTGTCAGTCTGCCTCTGTCCTTGTAGTATCCGCGCCATGAAAGAATTCAATTTAGAAGGTTCAGAGTTTATTCCTCTTTGTGATCTTATGAAGATCACTGATCTAACAGGCTCCGGAGCAGAGGCGAAACACCTTATTGCTGAAGGTAAAGTTAAAGTCGATGGTCAGGTTGAGCTTCGCAAGCGTTGCAAGATCCGCTCGGGCCAGGTCGTAGATTTTCAGGGCGAAAAAGTAAAAGTCATCTGAAGTCAAAAAGACACCGAGAGTGTCACTGTGACCCTATTTTTACAGCATCTGCATATTAAATTCTGTCACCCCTTATAAAAGTAATTTGGTTGTTTTATACCTAAGGATACGTCTTCAATTGATAGGGAGTATCCAAATGAAGTCCAAAACAATCTTGGTCCTCGCATGTCTTGTTTCTGCACCAGTCTTCGCTCAAAGTCTTCCGGATGAAATTAACTTTGGACCCTATGAGACTCGTTATAGGACCCTCGAAAAAGAAGTGGCGGCGGCACAGGCCCAGCTAAATAGTTCTCGTACTTCACTTCAAGAGGCCCAGCGTTTTATCTCTGAGATGACCCAGCACCTTTCTGATCTTCATGATCAGATCCAGGCGGCAGAGGAAGAGATTGCGGCACTGGAAATCGAAATTCCTCAATTAGAGCGTAGAATTTCAACCCTTCAAAATGAACGCTCCCGCGCAGAAAACGAAATCCGAAATCTTCAATACCAACAATCACAATTAGAATCTCGATATAACCAGGCCATTCGCGAGATGCGACCGCTTGAAGACGCCATTGCTCGTAAAGAGCAGCGCTATCGTGAACTTCATTCTGAAAGGACACAACTTCAGCGTCAGGAGAGTGAAGCAGAGTCTCGACTTCGCCGAGCAAATTCTGAGGCCCAACAAATTGATAGGGCCGTGAATGAAGAATATCAGAAGAAAAAACAGATGGAGCAAGAACTGGCCGGTGCTCAAACTAGAATCAGCTCTTTAGAATCTGAAATTGCTCGCTCTGAATCTACAGTTAATTCTCTGAACGCGAGTCTTGGTTCTGAACGTGGAAAACTCGCTTCGCTTGAGAGTCGAGTTCAGGAGTATCAGGCACAAGTAAATAGTCTTCGTGCGGCGGGTGCACCAGCTGCAGAAATTCAGGACGCGGAAAGAAGATTGGGAGCGGCCACTAATGCCCGCAACAATACCGCTAATGACATCAGAAGAATGGAAGGGGAAATCAACCGTGCGCAAGCACAAGTGAGAACGCAGAGATCTCAACTGGATGAAGCAAGACGCAACCAGGCCGCTTTACCGGGAAGAATTGCCCAGGCACAAGGCCGCATCGATAAATTATCAGTTGAACGTCGACAGGTGAAAGACGAAATGGATCGCAGTGAAAGACAACTGGCCCAAGTTCGTACTGCTCAGGCGATGAACGCTAATATCATGGCAAGTGTTCAACAAGAGCTGGCCAATCACCAGGCGGATCTTCAGCGTCAACGTCAGTATGCTGATAGCATTGCTCGTGATGCTCAAAATGTTCGCTCTCAAATTGAGAGTCTTTCTAATCATAGTAGAAACCTAAGCTCGCAAATTGCCCAGGCCTCAGAGAGAGTTCGTAGCAACCAGGCGACGATTCCTCGTTTACAGGCGGGTATTCGTGCGGATGAAAAAGAGATTGCTGAAGGTGAGGCGGATCTGGCCCGTGCGCGTACAGACGAGAGAACTTTCACTCAGGCAGTGGCAAAAGATGAAATCAAATTGGCCGATCTCACTCGTTCACGTGATTCTGCTCAAAATGAAATGAGCACTCGTCGAGATCTCTATCAAAGATACTTAACTGAGGCCGAGGCACTTGGTGCCGGACAGGCGGAAACGGGAACAACTCTGGGACGTGCAGAAGGCTCTCGTCTTTCATCCGCCCTTGCAAAACAAAATGGTATGGCCGTGGGGCAAGAGATGGGTCGCGCTGAGGCCCGTTACTGGGGAAGTGTTCGTGGAGAAATTCAAGGTTATGATCTTGGTTACTCCGAGGGACTGGCCTCAATCGAAGACCGCACACGCGCAATTGAAGAGGCGAGCCTTAAGGCCGCTCAGGACGCTGAACTATTTGCTCAAAGAAACTTTAAGCCAGTTTTCTTTGAAGAGTTTGTACAAGCTGAATTTAAAAAACCAATGATGGCCGCTTTAAAGTCCCTTCAAATGATTCGTGGAAGTGTCGCTCTTGAAGGTGCTCGTGAAAGTGTTGGGCCACTTTCTCCATCGGAACTAGCACGTAGTGAAGAACTAAAAACTCCGCTGGATGCTTCAATTGTAACGGCCGCAAAAGATGTAAAAGCTGTTGAGGCCCGGGCCCTCCGAATCTCTGAACCGGAAGTGGCATTCCAGGTTCCAACCAAAATACCGTTTGGAACAGTTGCTTGTGCCCAAGTCTATAAAGGACTGGCTGTTTTTAAGGCCGCTTGTGAAGGCTCATATAAGGGCACATTCGCAAATAATTATGTGACTGCCGCTCGTGAAGAGTTTGGCCAGTCCTATCAGCGTCAGTTTCAATCAGAGTTTGATGCAGCAGATGTTTCACAAAGAGAAGCAAGTTTTCCCCAAGAGCTCTCAGAGGCCTCAAAGATTGGTCGAGCTGAAGGAACTCGTATCGGTAAAATCGAAATCTACCAGCGTACATATGAGTCCACTTACAAATCTTCGTATGAAGTTGAAATCGTTAAGGCCAAAGAGAAGTCAAAAGGGGACGCCTCTCGAGAACTTCAAGAGTACTTGAGAGTAAAACCACTCCTGACAGTGGACTCAACTGCCTTAGCAGCTGAAAACTTCCGCGGTGGGGAAGAGATTTCAATCGTTGGTAAAGTTAAAAACGTGGCCGCGGTTCCTTTAAATGGTCCGGTGATGGTGAGAGTTACTGAAGTTGTGAATGCTCAAAAAATTGATGGGGAAGTGACTCTTAATTCTGCCCCTGCCTTGTCGCTGGCCGATCTTCCGGCCTTGAAATTGAAAGTAAATGACTCTGCTCGCGCCGGTGAAAAAGTAATTGTTCGAGGGGTTGTTGAACTTCCGGGGGATTTATACCGAGCCATCCGTCAGGAGAAGTTTGAGTTAGTGCAGACCCTTAGTGCAAATCCGGCCCATGATCTTGGAATGAATTACAATAAAACTCCGGACATTAAAGGTGTTTTCCGCCGTAACATTCACTTCATGAGTGTTAAGGTCTCACCAAAGATAGAAGAGATTAAAGACGGCTATGAAGTGGTTTTAAAGGCCGTGGGTGAGAATGCTACACTGGTTGATCAAAATGAGACCTCACTTAAAACAGGTGGCATTCTACAGGGTGCTGCCAAAGAAGTTCGCTTCTCTTACAGCTTTAAAGATGCTGCGAAAGGGAAAACAATCAATCTGGAGCTGTCGGTTATTTATTCTGGTAAAGTGTTGAAGAAAGAAGCAATTGTTCTTCTCCCTCACTAATGGTTTAGCTGGTCGGGACTACGGTTCCGGCCAGTTAATTCTTTGATTGGTGGTTGTCCCGTTGCCAAGATCAAATTCATTTATCTGATCACTCTCTTCCATTTCAACTTGTTCCTGCTTATCTTCCTGATCCAGGATTTGCCCGCTCGCATCTCTCACAGGTGCCGCTGATTTTGTTTTTACGGTATCTGTTTGATCAGGCGCCTTACTTTCTTGTTTTACCTCTGCTGCTGGAGTGAGTGCCATTCCGAATAGTGCTGTAACTAATACGGGAAATAAATATTTCATGGTGCCTCCAATACCTATTTTGACACACAGAATTTTAAACGTGCAATTTTAGCTTGGCTTAAATTTACGACGGCAGAAAGTCACAGATAAAAATAACAGACCTTAGGAGGTATCTATGACTGAACCACAGAAAGTTATTGATGACCGTAAGATTAATGTCATGGAGGCCTGGGACGTCATGTATTGGTGTGACGAACTAAACCTTAGGGCCGATGAATTAAAGGATATTGTGAGACAGGTAGGACCAGGAGTTCATGATGTGAGACTTCATCTCGCAAAAAAGCTTCTCATTAACTGGCCCGTGACTTACTAAAAGAAGGTCCTGGCAAGCAGGACCTTCAACTAAGATTACTGATCGTCGCTGGCGTCGCCGGACGTATTAATAGCATGGCGTTCGCGGTTTGTACGAGTACGCTCATTGTAGTTGACTTCGTCTTTAGCGTCATCGTCAACAATCACTGAACGCTCTTCCATTCTTTCTTCTACCATTTCATCATCCAGATCATTGCCATATCCTTCTTCATACACGGCCTCTTCTTCTTCAATTACATTTGATCTGGCCCCCATGTTCCCTGCATAAGCGGGAATGGCAAGCATTGCCAGGAGAGGGATTGTCATAAACTTCTTCATAAAAACCTCCAAGGTTTACCTTTTGATTTCCGTGATGGTTTCGGCCTTAAGATTTTGGTCATTACTATATTTAGTGAGATCCTGAAGTGTGAGCATTCCCACTGGCTGTTCGCTTTCATTGACCACTAACAGACGGGAGATTTGGTTCTCACGCATGATTTTTGTGGCCATTGTTATGTCATCACCTTCACGTACAAAAACAATGTCGCGGGTCATGGCGTGAGAGATGGGATCGTCAGTGGCGTGCCCATGGGCAACGCAACTCACGACAATATCTCTATCTGTTACGAATCCTACTGGTCGTTCGTTCTTATATACTGGGACCGCACCGATATCTTCACGTTTCATTAAGGCCGCGACCTTTTTGATGGAGTCATGAATCTGTACGGTACTGACTCCTTTGTGCATAACTTCTGAAACTTGCATCGTGACCTCCTTGTTCTCAGCTTGATTTTGACATCGCTAATTGAGGTGTAGAATATAATTTCTCTAAAGGATGATTGAGGTGATGCTAAAAAAGAAAGGGAAGCGATTGCTTCCCTCGGTTTTATTACTGATATTTTTCGGCCAGCTCTTCCACTAAGTAACCGATAGCATACGGAACAGAGTGGTCGCGGCTTTGTGACCAGGTCACAGCATGGGTGAAGCCAAGTTTGTGCATCCATTCATGCATAAGATTGTCGGCCACTTTAATGGGAGTGTACTTCGTGAAATATTTCATATTCATCCAAATGCGTACGGTATTTGGATAAGTGTAACCAATGGTGTTTGTCGTTTGATGGTAGAGTTCTAACTCAACATCCATGATGTTATTCTTGCTGGTATTCCCCATCTTCTCAGCGCCTTCTAGAATTTTTTGGTAGACCTCTTCATTGGTCATACCTTCATTCCCGAAGAAACCTTTTTTACCTTCGTAGGTATAGTTTAAAACACGATCTTTAAATTCTTCCGAAGAGATGACCTTTTTAATGATGGCGATGGCCTTCATCACTTTTGCCTCTTGCTCTTCATTGAAGTTCACCAAGTAAACGTCTGCGTCCCAGCTTCTTGCTTCTTTCGGAACGTCCTCCTGCATCTGCGGCAGTTGTTCAGATTTTTTCTTGGATAATTTATGGTTCAAAGATGTCTGGCGTTGCTCCTGATTTTTATTGCAGGAAATAAGCGCCAAAAAAAGAAATAAGACAGAGAAAGTTTTCGTCATGGTTTAATCCTTCCTGGATTAAAAATCACTCCATTCTTGCACATGCACTAAAGTTGGCCATGGGGGCAAAACTTTCTGCCGAATGGAGAGATATTGTTGATAGAAAAACTACTAATCAATCGCCT
Encoded here:
- a CDS encoding protein-glutamine glutaminase family protein; this translates as MKTVMPLMFFFLFSFSAFADEFTSRVELIEEGEGNLPHLIKLENGRVVFLDEEERELITDFEDSQRNGDYLEVVVDNTNSFVSAETVENENSVSPEEVKTAPNFSYDPTVLGSYSEANSIFSRMRRNYQNESQCYNRAHIWAYEEYKRSNLNSMKLFLFFTNRYIRNYRYQWWFHVSPMVLVNEGGASVERVLDRRYTTTPRFVNSWTNIFIYSGRKCPVVQKYNDYRNNQEKEDCYLIPVSMYFWQPRDIVSRDNNGYEKKSFIKSEVDWAYWEAF
- a CDS encoding MBL fold metallo-hydrolase, coding for MALIKKSHPKNVPGPLFVDTTCIDCGTCFHLGPDLFRENHDDKSVVMKQPESKDDWQRAKQAILSCPTNSIGVQNAPEIFKQLGAGLPLHIADAVYYLGYTSRNSFGASSYLIKREEGNVLVDSPRYHPWLVQELEKLGGVRKMFLSHQDDVADHKLFCAHFKCERIIHEDEVTSDTANVETILKGEDDIQLAADLSVIMTPGHTKGSMCLLYKNKFLFTGDHLFVDTAHHILLASKGVCWYSWDEQIRSVEKLLKKNYEWILPGHGGWGQFSQSHAALQALIKEMKFRNL
- a CDS encoding sensor histidine kinase produces the protein MHDHHHNHVLVILSIIIAIVSSYIALDLANSFAYARRRHRWGWLLGGSFALGVGIWSMHFVGMLAFSLPGIEIAYDVPLMVLSIVVAIGASALALYIVSLETSSLITKVGGGLAMGVAIAGMHYIGIASMRMSAIIHWDMFWVILSIVIAVVSSFIALFLAFKLKNDFSRNGFLLRGCGGIFMGFGISGMHYAGMFGMHFVPVEEATENSYQLLASDGLLVAVLLATTLVLGIAIWASAIDRSMNQKIAMTEVLEGAIISRDNFLSVASHELRTPLTSIKLQTQLLMRYIEKAGMNGDMSHYIQKMLNQTDHSVERLSRLVDDMLDISRIQTNKLSLEVEEFDLSQMVQDIVEGLTPHLAERNCSVTFKTTGPIVGRWDKFRLEQVVTNLLTNAGRYGSGKPIEVWVNRNGNEAQIHVKDYGSGIAKDDQERIFQRFERANADISGLGLGLFIAREILKMHNGQIFVESELNKGAEFIVSLPLSL
- a CDS encoding RNA-binding S4 domain-containing protein, yielding MKEFNLEGSEFIPLCDLMKITDLTGSGAEAKHLIAEGKVKVDGQVELRKRCKIRSGQVVDFQGEKVKVI
- a CDS encoding coiled-coil domain-containing protein; translated protein: MKSKTILVLACLVSAPVFAQSLPDEINFGPYETRYRTLEKEVAAAQAQLNSSRTSLQEAQRFISEMTQHLSDLHDQIQAAEEEIAALEIEIPQLERRISTLQNERSRAENEIRNLQYQQSQLESRYNQAIREMRPLEDAIARKEQRYRELHSERTQLQRQESEAESRLRRANSEAQQIDRAVNEEYQKKKQMEQELAGAQTRISSLESEIARSESTVNSLNASLGSERGKLASLESRVQEYQAQVNSLRAAGAPAAEIQDAERRLGAATNARNNTANDIRRMEGEINRAQAQVRTQRSQLDEARRNQAALPGRIAQAQGRIDKLSVERRQVKDEMDRSERQLAQVRTAQAMNANIMASVQQELANHQADLQRQRQYADSIARDAQNVRSQIESLSNHSRNLSSQIAQASERVRSNQATIPRLQAGIRADEKEIAEGEADLARARTDERTFTQAVAKDEIKLADLTRSRDSAQNEMSTRRDLYQRYLTEAEALGAGQAETGTTLGRAEGSRLSSALAKQNGMAVGQEMGRAEARYWGSVRGEIQGYDLGYSEGLASIEDRTRAIEEASLKAAQDAELFAQRNFKPVFFEEFVQAEFKKPMMAALKSLQMIRGSVALEGARESVGPLSPSELARSEELKTPLDASIVTAAKDVKAVEARALRISEPEVAFQVPTKIPFGTVACAQVYKGLAVFKAACEGSYKGTFANNYVTAAREEFGQSYQRQFQSEFDAADVSQREASFPQELSEASKIGRAEGTRIGKIEIYQRTYESTYKSSYEVEIVKAKEKSKGDASRELQEYLRVKPLLTVDSTALAAENFRGGEEISIVGKVKNVAAVPLNGPVMVRVTEVVNAQKIDGEVTLNSAPALSLADLPALKLKVNDSARAGEKVIVRGVVELPGDLYRAIRQEKFELVQTLSANPAHDLGMNYNKTPDIKGVFRRNIHFMSVKVSPKIEEIKDGYEVVLKAVGENATLVDQNETSLKTGGILQGAAKEVRFSYSFKDAAKGKTINLELSVIYSGKVLKKEAIVLLPH
- a CDS encoding DUF3606 domain-containing protein yields the protein MTEPQKVIDDRKINVMEAWDVMYWCDELNLRADELKDIVRQVGPGVHDVRLHLAKKLLINWPVTY
- a CDS encoding CBS domain-containing protein; protein product: MQVSEVMHKGVSTVQIHDSIKKVAALMKREDIGAVPVYKNERPVGFVTDRDIVVSCVAHGHATDDPISHAMTRDIVFVREGDDITMATKIMRENQISRLLVVNESEQPVGMLTLQDLTKYSNDQNLKAETITEIKR